From the Burkholderia ubonensis genome, one window contains:
- a CDS encoding carboxymuconolactone decarboxylase family protein: protein MLNWNEYRKELSTRIGDLAKLSPDTLAGYQALAGAGAKTGHLDAKTRELIALAVAVTTRCDGCIAVHTAEAARHGATKEEVAEALGVAVALNAGATLVYSARVMDAMGD from the coding sequence ATGCTGAACTGGAACGAATATCGCAAGGAACTCTCGACGCGCATCGGCGATCTGGCGAAGTTGTCGCCCGATACGCTCGCCGGCTACCAGGCGCTGGCCGGCGCCGGCGCGAAGACCGGCCATCTCGACGCGAAGACGCGCGAGCTGATCGCGCTCGCCGTCGCGGTCACGACGCGCTGCGACGGCTGTATCGCCGTGCACACGGCCGAAGCCGCCAGGCACGGCGCGACGAAGGAGGAAGTGGCGGAAGCGCTCGGCGTGGCGGTCGCGCTGAACGCGGGCGCCACGCTCGTCTATTCGGCGCGCGTGATGGATGCGATGGGCGACTGA
- a CDS encoding class II glutamine amidotransferase — protein sequence MCRWLAYTGNPIHLETVLFRAKHSLIDQSLHSELGATTTNGDGFGIGWYGHPDELPFRYRSVHPAWNDRNLREAARAIRSRMFVAHIRAATATPVQETNCHPFRHGRWLFAHNGLIRDLPKLHRDLAMKIDPALFPTIEGSTDSELMFRLALTFGLEQSPLPALERMAGIIEDIAARHRVDLPLNMTVCVTDGEQIISVRYSSERQSRSLFHSTSFRHLHELYPHNPRIAEAGDDAFMVLSEPLVDLRGAWEEIPESTAIVAHGADVQQRPFNPRHK from the coding sequence ATGTGCCGCTGGCTCGCCTACACGGGCAACCCGATCCACCTCGAGACCGTCCTGTTCCGTGCGAAGCATTCGCTGATCGACCAGAGCCTGCATTCGGAGCTGGGCGCGACGACCACCAACGGCGACGGCTTCGGCATCGGCTGGTACGGCCACCCGGACGAACTCCCGTTCCGCTACCGCTCCGTGCATCCCGCGTGGAACGATCGCAACCTGCGCGAAGCCGCGCGTGCGATCCGCTCGCGGATGTTCGTCGCGCACATCCGCGCGGCGACCGCCACGCCGGTGCAGGAAACCAACTGCCATCCGTTCCGGCACGGCCGCTGGCTGTTCGCGCACAACGGCCTGATCCGCGATCTGCCGAAGCTGCACCGCGACCTCGCGATGAAGATCGATCCGGCGCTGTTCCCGACGATCGAAGGGTCGACCGATTCGGAGCTGATGTTCCGCCTCGCGCTGACGTTCGGCCTCGAACAGTCGCCGCTGCCGGCGCTCGAGCGGATGGCCGGCATCATCGAGGACATCGCCGCGCGGCACCGCGTGGACCTGCCGCTCAACATGACGGTCTGCGTGACCGACGGCGAGCAGATCATCTCGGTCCGCTACTCGAGCGAGCGGCAATCGCGCTCGCTGTTCCACAGCACGTCGTTCCGGCACCTGCACGAACTGTATCCGCACAATCCGCGCATCGCCGAAGCGGGTGACGATGCGTTCATGGTGCTGTCCGAGCCGCTCGTCGACCTGCGCGGCGCGTGGGAGGAAATTCCGGAAAGCACGGCGATCGTCGCGCATGGGGCCGATGTACAGCAGCGGCCATTCAATCCAAGGCACAAGTGA
- the cysC gene encoding adenylyl-sulfate kinase, whose protein sequence is MNHPANPSPPDPLSGGRSAFSGPNPRPFVVWLTGVSGAGKSTLASLLKLQLDALGHRTYLLDGDTLREGLNRDLGFSDADRRENIRRTAEVARLMTDAGFIVIAALISPFADARAQARARFAPGTFVEVFVDVALEVAEARDPKGLYVLARRGTIQQFTGIGSPYEQPESPEVHVRTAEASPDACVAEIMRQLPL, encoded by the coding sequence ATGAATCATCCTGCCAATCCTTCTCCGCCCGATCCATTGTCCGGCGGCCGCAGCGCATTTTCGGGCCCGAACCCGCGCCCGTTCGTCGTGTGGCTGACGGGCGTGTCGGGCGCCGGCAAGTCCACGCTCGCCAGCTTGCTGAAGCTGCAGCTGGACGCGCTCGGGCATCGAACTTATCTGCTCGACGGCGACACGCTGCGCGAAGGGTTGAACCGGGATCTCGGCTTCAGCGATGCCGACCGGCGCGAGAACATCCGACGCACGGCCGAAGTGGCGCGGCTGATGACGGATGCGGGCTTCATCGTGATCGCCGCGCTGATCTCGCCGTTCGCGGACGCACGCGCCCAAGCGCGTGCGCGCTTCGCGCCCGGCACCTTCGTCGAGGTATTCGTCGACGTGGCGCTGGAGGTTGCCGAGGCACGCGATCCGAAGGGGCTGTACGTGTTGGCGCGACGCGGAACCATCCAGCAATTCACCGGCATCGGCTCGCCGTACGAGCAACCGGAGTCGCCCGAAGTACACGTGAGGACGGCGGAGGCGAGCCCCGACGCCTGCGTGGCCGAGATCATGCGGCAATTGCCGTTGTAG
- a CDS encoding DedA family protein, with amino-acid sequence MDTLLHFVNLVLHIDAFLGDFIRQYGAWVYLVLFLIVFCETGLVVFPFLPGDSLLFIGGAFAATGEMNVGALIVLLLVAAITGNTVNYLIGRWIGPKVFNTHIPVLERFLDRAALQKTHSFYDRHGGKTIVLARFIPVVRTFAPFVAGASSMSVTRFQLFNVLGALIWVLLLVLLGYFFGNIPFVRQYLNVIVLAGIGAAAVPVAFGALWKLVRGRQSGSTQKTGGR; translated from the coding sequence TTGGATACGCTGCTTCATTTCGTCAATCTCGTCCTGCACATCGACGCATTCCTCGGCGACTTCATCCGGCAATACGGCGCCTGGGTGTATCTGGTGCTGTTCCTGATCGTGTTCTGCGAAACGGGCCTCGTCGTGTTTCCGTTCCTGCCGGGCGATTCGCTGCTGTTCATCGGCGGCGCGTTCGCGGCGACCGGCGAAATGAACGTCGGCGCGCTGATCGTGCTGCTGCTCGTCGCGGCGATCACCGGCAACACCGTCAATTACCTGATCGGCCGCTGGATCGGGCCGAAGGTCTTCAATACGCACATTCCGGTGCTCGAGCGCTTCCTCGACCGCGCGGCGCTGCAGAAGACCCACAGCTTCTACGACAGGCACGGCGGCAAGACGATCGTGCTCGCGCGCTTCATCCCGGTGGTGCGGACCTTCGCGCCGTTCGTCGCAGGCGCGTCGTCGATGAGCGTTACGCGCTTCCAGCTCTTCAACGTGCTCGGCGCGCTGATCTGGGTGCTGCTGCTCGTGCTGCTCGGCTACTTCTTCGGCAACATTCCCTTCGTTCGCCAGTACCTGAACGTGATCGTGCTGGCCGGGATCGGCGCGGCGGCCGTGCCGGTCGCGTTCGGCGCGCTGTGGAAGCTCGTGCGCGGGCGGCAGTCGGGCAGCACGCAGAAGACGGGCGGACGCTGA
- the mutL gene encoding DNA mismatch repair endonuclease MutL has translation MSEFTETAAGATPAADPHYPHSPRPLRAIQPLPDQLISQIAAGEVVERPASVVKELLENALDAGANTLRIVLEEGGVKRISITDDGCGIPPGELPLALMRHATSKIRSLEELEAVATLGFRGEALASIASVAEMFITSRTADAAHATRIDAQTGVLAPAAGAVGTTIEVRELYFNTPARRKFLKSEQTEFGHCVEMIRRAALARPDVAISVLHNGKAVEHWNATEPTQRVAKILGEGFATAYLPLDERAGPLAVYGCAGLPTASRGRADQQYFFVNGRFVRDKLLTHAVRAAYEDVLHGDRYPSYVLFLDLPPEAVDVNVHPSKIEVRFRDSRSIHQYVFHAVQRALARHAGASPETTAGGHAAHIAAAPGPASFQGTPLGQAASGGGSPAPTPSQGSTWLRQARMTQGTLPVAQPLALYDALFGRKDSGAGTPAGTTAVAHDAADAGDAPTAPLAGFAAAPSLARTAYDDQPLGFALGQIHGIYVLAQNAHGLVIVDMHAAHERILYEQFKHALADRSVAVQALLLPVSMNATPVEIGTVEEERETLESLGFDLAVLSPTTLAIRAVPALLKDADLQALARAVLADLHAFGGSRVLTERQHELLGTLACHHAVRANRRLTLDEMNALLRQMEATERADQCNHGRPTWYQLTLGDLDRLFMRGQ, from the coding sequence ATGTCCGAATTCACCGAAACGGCCGCGGGCGCCACGCCCGCCGCTGATCCGCACTATCCGCACTCGCCGCGCCCGCTGCGCGCGATCCAGCCCCTGCCCGACCAGCTGATCAGCCAGATCGCCGCGGGCGAAGTCGTCGAGCGTCCGGCGTCGGTCGTCAAGGAGCTGCTGGAGAACGCGCTCGACGCCGGCGCGAACACGCTGCGCATCGTGCTCGAGGAAGGCGGCGTCAAGCGCATCTCGATCACCGACGACGGCTGCGGGATCCCGCCCGGCGAGCTGCCGCTCGCGCTGATGCGCCACGCGACGAGCAAGATCCGCTCGCTCGAGGAGCTCGAAGCGGTCGCGACGCTCGGGTTCCGCGGCGAAGCGCTCGCGTCGATCGCGTCGGTCGCCGAGATGTTCATCACGAGCCGCACGGCCGATGCGGCGCACGCGACGCGCATCGACGCACAGACCGGCGTGCTCGCCCCCGCCGCCGGCGCGGTCGGCACGACGATCGAGGTGCGCGAGCTGTACTTCAACACGCCCGCGCGGCGCAAGTTCCTGAAGAGCGAGCAGACCGAGTTCGGCCATTGCGTCGAAATGATCCGCCGCGCGGCGCTCGCGCGGCCGGACGTCGCGATCTCGGTGCTGCACAACGGCAAGGCCGTCGAGCACTGGAACGCGACCGAGCCCACGCAGCGGGTCGCGAAGATCCTCGGCGAAGGCTTCGCGACCGCGTACCTGCCGCTCGACGAGCGCGCCGGGCCGCTGGCCGTCTACGGCTGCGCCGGGCTGCCGACCGCGAGCCGCGGCCGCGCCGACCAGCAGTATTTCTTCGTGAACGGCCGCTTCGTGCGCGACAAGCTGCTGACGCACGCGGTGCGCGCCGCATACGAGGACGTGCTGCACGGCGACCGCTACCCGTCCTACGTGCTGTTCCTCGACCTGCCGCCCGAGGCCGTCGACGTGAACGTGCACCCGTCGAAGATCGAGGTGCGGTTCCGCGATTCGCGCTCGATCCACCAGTACGTGTTCCATGCGGTGCAGCGCGCGCTGGCCCGCCATGCGGGCGCGTCGCCCGAAACCACCGCCGGCGGCCACGCCGCACACATCGCAGCGGCGCCGGGCCCCGCTTCGTTCCAGGGCACGCCGCTCGGCCAGGCGGCGAGCGGCGGCGGCAGCCCCGCGCCCACGCCGTCGCAAGGCAGCACGTGGCTGCGCCAGGCGCGGATGACGCAAGGCACGCTGCCCGTCGCGCAGCCGCTCGCGCTCTACGACGCGCTGTTCGGCCGCAAGGACAGCGGCGCGGGCACGCCGGCCGGCACCACGGCGGTCGCGCATGACGCAGCCGACGCCGGCGACGCGCCGACCGCACCGCTGGCGGGATTCGCCGCCGCGCCGTCGCTCGCCCGCACCGCGTACGACGACCAGCCGCTCGGCTTCGCGCTCGGCCAGATCCACGGCATCTACGTGCTCGCGCAGAACGCGCACGGGCTCGTGATCGTCGACATGCATGCGGCGCACGAGCGGATCCTGTACGAACAGTTCAAGCATGCGCTCGCCGACCGCTCGGTCGCGGTGCAGGCGCTGCTGCTGCCGGTGTCGATGAACGCGACGCCGGTCGAGATCGGCACCGTCGAAGAGGAGCGCGAGACGCTCGAATCGCTCGGCTTCGACCTCGCGGTGCTGTCGCCGACGACGCTCGCGATCCGCGCGGTGCCCGCGCTGCTGAAGGACGCGGACCTGCAGGCGCTCGCGCGCGCGGTGCTCGCCGACCTGCACGCGTTCGGCGGCTCGCGCGTGCTCACCGAGCGCCAGCACGAGCTGCTCGGCACGCTCGCCTGCCATCACGCGGTGCGCGCGAACCGCCGCCTCACGCTCGACGAGATGAACGCGCTGCTGCGCCAGATGGAAGCGACCGAACGCGCGGACCAGTGCAACCACGGCCGGCCGACCTGGTACCAGCTCACGCTCGGCGACCTCGACCGCCTGTTCATGCGCGGCCAATGA
- the miaA gene encoding tRNA (adenosine(37)-N6)-dimethylallyltransferase MiaA, whose translation MSVSQSPAQTTIACLLGPTASGKTAAALALAARRPIEIVSVDSALVYRDMDIGTAKPTRDERARAPHHLIDIIDPADAYSAAQFRADALRLIGEIAARGRTPLLAGGTMLYYKALTQGLNDLPSADPAVRAELDADAARDGWPALHARLAQVDPETAARLAPNDSQRIQRALEVFMLSGRPMSALLAAPPRADDAAARYRFVPVALEPSDRAVLHARIAQRFDAMLDAGFIDEVERLRRRDDLHLGLASMRCVGYRQAWEFLDGATDYRTMRDKGIFATRQLCKRQLTWLRAMPERIVVDCVAADAAARAVDALERVLDGLAAR comes from the coding sequence ATGAGCGTGTCGCAGTCTCCCGCTCAAACGACGATCGCCTGCCTGCTCGGGCCCACCGCGTCCGGCAAGACGGCCGCGGCGCTGGCGCTCGCGGCACGCCGGCCGATCGAGATCGTCAGCGTCGATTCGGCGCTCGTCTACCGCGACATGGACATCGGCACCGCGAAGCCGACCCGCGACGAGCGCGCGCGCGCGCCGCATCACCTGATCGACATCATCGACCCGGCCGACGCGTATTCGGCCGCCCAATTCCGCGCCGACGCGCTGCGGCTGATCGGCGAGATCGCCGCGCGCGGCCGCACGCCGCTGCTCGCCGGCGGCACGATGCTGTACTACAAGGCGCTGACGCAGGGGCTGAACGACCTGCCGTCCGCGGACCCGGCCGTGCGCGCGGAACTCGACGCGGATGCCGCGCGCGACGGCTGGCCGGCCCTCCACGCGCGGCTTGCGCAGGTCGACCCGGAGACGGCCGCGCGCCTCGCGCCGAACGATTCGCAGCGCATCCAGCGCGCGCTCGAAGTCTTCATGCTGAGCGGCCGGCCGATGTCGGCGCTGCTCGCCGCGCCGCCGCGCGCGGACGATGCGGCGGCCCGCTACCGGTTCGTGCCGGTCGCGCTCGAGCCGTCCGACCGCGCGGTGCTGCACGCGCGGATCGCGCAGCGCTTCGACGCGATGCTCGATGCGGGCTTCATCGACGAGGTCGAGCGGCTGCGCCGCCGCGACGACCTGCATCTCGGGCTGGCGTCGATGCGCTGCGTCGGCTACCGGCAGGCATGGGAATTCCTCGACGGGGCGACCGACTATCGGACGATGCGCGACAAGGGCATCTTCGCGACGCGCCAGCTGTGCAAGCGGCAGCTCACCTGGCTGCGCGCGATGCCGGAGCGGATCGTCGTCGACTGCGTCGCGGCCGATGCGGCCGCGCGAGCGGTCGACGCGCTCGAACGCGTGCTCGACGGCCTCGCCGCGCGCTGA
- a CDS encoding YybH family protein, with translation MTEDEHAIRTLVETWFVSSRRGDLATVLDLIADDAIFMVAGQPPFDKAAFAAASRGAHAAAVDGRYRIDELRVMGDWAYLRNFIEIDATPPGGDTVRRSGHTLTIFRKRDGRWQLVRDANLVTLAQ, from the coding sequence ATGACCGAAGACGAACACGCGATTCGCACGCTGGTGGAAACCTGGTTCGTGTCGAGCCGCCGCGGCGATCTGGCGACCGTGCTCGACCTGATCGCCGACGATGCGATCTTCATGGTCGCCGGCCAGCCGCCGTTCGACAAGGCGGCGTTCGCAGCCGCATCGCGCGGCGCGCACGCGGCGGCCGTCGACGGCCGTTACCGGATCGACGAGCTGCGCGTGATGGGCGACTGGGCGTATCTGCGCAATTTCATCGAGATCGACGCGACGCCGCCGGGCGGCGACACCGTGCGGCGCTCGGGCCACACGCTGACGATCTTCCGCAAGCGCGACGGCCGCTGGCAGCTGGTGCGCGACGCCAATCTCGTGACGCTCGCGCAGTAA
- the purM gene encoding phosphoribosylformylglycinamidine cyclo-ligase: MNPPKSAPDAQGLSYRDAGVDIDAGDALVDKIKPFAKKTLRDGVLGGIGGFGALFEVPKKYREPVLVSGTDGVGTKLKLAFHLNKHDTVGQDLVAMSVNDILVQGAEPLFFLDYFACGKLDVDTAATVVKGIAQGCELSGCALIGGETAEMPGMYPDGEYDLAGFAVGAVEKSKIIDGSTIAEGDVVLGLASSGIHSNGFSLVRKIIERANPDLSADFHGRSLADTLMAPTRIYVKPLLALMEKIAVKGMAHITGGGLVENIPRVLREGLTAELDQKAWPLPPLFQWLQEHGGVADAEMHRVFNCGIGMAVIVSAADADAAVSQLTAAGEQVWKIGVVRASREGEAQTVVV, from the coding sequence ATGAATCCTCCGAAATCCGCTCCTGACGCTCAAGGTCTGTCCTATCGTGACGCGGGCGTCGACATCGACGCGGGCGACGCGCTCGTCGACAAGATCAAGCCTTTTGCGAAGAAAACCCTGCGCGACGGCGTGCTCGGCGGCATCGGCGGGTTCGGCGCGCTGTTCGAGGTGCCGAAGAAGTACCGCGAGCCGGTGCTCGTGTCGGGCACCGACGGCGTCGGCACGAAGCTCAAGCTCGCGTTTCATCTGAACAAACACGATACGGTCGGCCAGGATCTCGTCGCGATGAGCGTGAACGACATCCTCGTGCAGGGCGCCGAGCCGCTGTTCTTCCTCGACTACTTCGCGTGCGGCAAGCTCGACGTCGACACGGCCGCGACCGTCGTCAAGGGCATCGCGCAAGGCTGCGAACTGTCGGGCTGCGCGCTGATCGGCGGCGAAACCGCCGAAATGCCGGGCATGTACCCGGACGGCGAATACGACCTCGCGGGCTTCGCGGTCGGCGCGGTCGAGAAGAGCAAGATCATCGACGGCAGCACGATCGCCGAAGGCGACGTGGTGCTGGGCCTCGCGTCGAGCGGCATCCACTCGAACGGCTTCTCGCTCGTGCGCAAGATCATCGAGCGCGCGAACCCGGACCTGTCGGCCGATTTCCACGGCCGCTCGCTCGCCGACACGCTGATGGCGCCGACCCGCATCTACGTGAAGCCGCTGCTCGCGCTGATGGAAAAGATCGCCGTGAAGGGGATGGCGCACATCACCGGCGGCGGCCTCGTCGAGAACATTCCGCGCGTGCTGCGCGAAGGCCTGACGGCCGAGCTGGACCAGAAGGCGTGGCCGCTGCCGCCGCTGTTCCAGTGGCTGCAGGAGCATGGCGGCGTCGCCGACGCGGAAATGCATCGCGTGTTCAACTGCGGGATCGGCATGGCCGTGATCGTGTCGGCGGCGGATGCCGACGCAGCGGTCAGCCAGCTGACGGCGGCCGGCGAGCAGGTGTGGAAGATCGGCGTCGTGCGCGCGAGCCGCGAAGGTGAAGCGCAGACGGTCGTGGTCTGA
- the hda gene encoding DnaA regulatory inactivator Hda: protein MTVSRQLTLDLGTPPPATFDNFITGEENGELVTRLQKLDLALAAGPVPDRSFYIWGEPGSGRSHLLQALVSDASYGYARYLTPQSPLGAFTFDPRIGIYAIDDCDRMSDTQQVALFNLFNEVRAHPSSAFVAAGPAAPLALDVREDLRTRLGWGLVFHLSPPSDAGKIAVLKLAAKERGIALTDDIAAYLLTHFRRDMPSLMALLDALDRFSLEQKRAVTLPLLRRMLARPGDDIAPPGAGPNRFE, encoded by the coding sequence GTGACTGTGTCCCGTCAACTGACGCTCGATCTCGGCACGCCGCCCCCCGCCACGTTCGACAACTTCATCACGGGCGAGGAAAACGGCGAGCTCGTCACGCGGCTGCAGAAGCTCGACCTCGCGCTGGCGGCGGGCCCCGTGCCGGACCGGTCGTTCTACATCTGGGGCGAACCCGGCAGCGGCCGCAGCCACCTGCTGCAGGCGCTCGTGAGCGACGCGTCGTACGGCTACGCGCGCTACCTGACGCCGCAAAGCCCGCTCGGCGCGTTCACGTTCGATCCGCGCATCGGCATCTACGCGATCGACGACTGCGACCGGATGAGCGACACGCAGCAGGTCGCGCTCTTCAACCTGTTCAACGAGGTCCGCGCACATCCGTCGAGCGCGTTCGTCGCGGCGGGCCCCGCGGCGCCGCTCGCGCTCGACGTCCGCGAGGACCTGCGCACGCGCCTCGGCTGGGGGCTCGTGTTCCACCTGTCGCCGCCGTCCGACGCCGGCAAGATCGCCGTGCTGAAGCTCGCGGCGAAGGAGCGCGGGATCGCGCTCACCGACGACATCGCGGCTTACCTGCTGACCCATTTCCGCCGCGACATGCCAAGCCTGATGGCGCTGCTCGACGCGCTCGACCGTTTCTCGCTCGAGCAGAAGCGCGCCGTCACGCTGCCGCTGCTGCGCCGGATGCTGGCCCGCCCCGGCGACGACATCGCGCCGCCGGGCGCGGGCCCGAACCGCTTCGAGTAA
- a CDS encoding HAD family hydrolase codes for MTNLALFDLDHTLIPTDSDHEWGRFMVKLGIVDAESFSRQNDQFFADYKAGKLDIHAYLTAMLTPLAKYSRAQLAEWHDQYMHEVIRPAMTPAALELVRQHLDAGDLCCVVTATNEFITRPIATAFGVDTLIACEVETTDGHPDSPYTGRPTGTPSYREGKIVRTEAWLASLGKHWDDFEHSYFYSDSHNDIPLLEKVTDPIATNPDDTLRAHARDRGWRILDLF; via the coding sequence ATGACTAATCTGGCACTCTTTGACCTCGATCACACGCTGATCCCGACCGATAGCGACCACGAATGGGGCCGCTTCATGGTGAAGCTCGGCATCGTCGACGCGGAAAGCTTTTCGCGTCAGAACGACCAGTTCTTCGCCGACTACAAGGCCGGCAAGCTGGACATCCACGCGTACCTCACGGCGATGCTCACGCCGCTCGCGAAATATTCGCGCGCGCAGCTCGCCGAGTGGCACGACCAGTACATGCACGAGGTGATCCGGCCCGCGATGACGCCCGCCGCGCTCGAACTCGTGCGCCAGCACCTCGATGCCGGCGACCTGTGCTGCGTCGTCACCGCGACCAACGAATTCATCACGCGGCCGATCGCGACCGCCTTCGGCGTCGACACGCTGATCGCGTGCGAGGTCGAGACGACCGACGGCCACCCCGACTCGCCGTACACCGGCCGGCCGACCGGCACACCGAGCTATCGCGAAGGCAAGATCGTGCGCACCGAAGCGTGGCTCGCGTCGCTCGGCAAGCACTGGGACGATTTCGAGCACAGCTACTTCTACAGCGACTCGCACAACGACATCCCGCTGCTCGAGAAAGTCACCGACCCGATCGCGACCAACCCCGACGACACGCTGCGCGCGCATGCACGCGACCGCGGCTGGCGCATCCTAGATCTCTTCTGA
- the pcnB gene encoding polynucleotide adenylyltransferase PcnB: MIKKFIRKLLGQDDAAQTPSAAATDAAPAPRTAKGARGAAAKRPRSNHEPTVVPASVHRIDPALISKNAVRVTDTLQQAGFRAFIVGGAVRDLLLGIAPKDFDVATDATPTEVQRLFRRARLIGRRFQIVHVQFGQELIEVSTFRALVDPPPAEAEPPKRLKRDELDRRTHAVDASGRVLRDNVWGEQHEDAARRDFTINAMYYDPSTQTVLDYHDGMADVRARLLRMIGDPATRYREDPVRMLRVVRFAAKLGFDIELHTREPINALADLINNVPAARLFDEMLKLLLSGHALACLKQLRGEGLHHGLLPLLDVVLEQPQGEKFITLALNNTDARVRAGKPVSPGFLFATLLWHDMRQRFEQYTADGEFPVPALHRAMDDVLDMQTEKLAIHKRYSADMREIWGLQLRLEKRSGRSALRLLEHQRFRAGYDFLLLRCESGELDPAVGQWWTEFIEGDAAARDALLTQGGNKEKSPRKRRRRGGAKNRKGTEGAEQASDGPAGSDD, from the coding sequence GTGATCAAGAAATTCATCCGCAAGCTGCTCGGCCAGGACGACGCCGCGCAAACGCCCTCCGCCGCCGCCACCGATGCGGCGCCCGCCCCGCGCACCGCGAAGGGCGCCCGCGGCGCCGCCGCGAAGCGTCCGCGCAGCAACCACGAGCCGACCGTCGTGCCCGCGAGCGTGCACCGCATCGATCCCGCGCTGATCTCGAAAAACGCGGTGCGCGTGACCGATACGCTGCAACAGGCGGGCTTCCGCGCGTTCATCGTCGGCGGCGCGGTCCGCGACCTGCTGCTCGGCATCGCGCCGAAGGACTTCGACGTCGCGACCGACGCGACGCCGACCGAGGTCCAGCGCCTGTTCCGCCGCGCGCGCCTGATCGGCCGCCGCTTCCAGATCGTCCACGTGCAGTTCGGCCAGGAGCTGATCGAGGTGTCGACGTTCCGCGCGCTCGTCGATCCGCCCCCTGCCGAGGCCGAGCCGCCGAAGCGCCTGAAGCGCGACGAACTCGACCGCCGCACGCACGCGGTCGACGCGAGCGGCCGCGTGCTGCGCGACAACGTGTGGGGCGAACAGCACGAGGACGCCGCGCGCCGCGACTTCACGATCAACGCGATGTACTACGACCCGTCGACGCAAACGGTGCTCGACTACCACGACGGGATGGCCGACGTGCGTGCGCGCCTGCTGCGGATGATCGGCGACCCGGCCACGCGCTATCGCGAGGACCCGGTGCGGATGCTGCGCGTGGTGCGCTTCGCGGCGAAGCTCGGCTTCGACATCGAGCTGCATACGCGCGAGCCGATCAACGCGCTCGCCGACCTGATCAACAACGTGCCGGCCGCGCGCCTGTTCGACGAGATGCTGAAGCTGCTGCTGTCCGGCCACGCGCTCGCGTGCCTGAAGCAGCTGCGCGGCGAAGGCCTGCACCACGGGCTGCTGCCGCTCCTCGACGTCGTGCTCGAACAGCCGCAGGGCGAGAAGTTCATCACGCTCGCGCTGAACAACACCGACGCGCGCGTGCGCGCCGGCAAGCCGGTGTCGCCGGGCTTCCTGTTCGCGACGCTGCTGTGGCACGACATGCGCCAGCGCTTCGAGCAGTACACGGCCGACGGCGAGTTCCCGGTGCCCGCGCTGCATCGCGCGATGGACGACGTGCTCGACATGCAGACCGAGAAGCTCGCGATCCACAAGCGCTACTCGGCCGACATGCGCGAGATCTGGGGCCTGCAGCTGCGCCTCGAGAAGCGCTCCGGCCGCAGCGCGCTGCGCCTGCTGGAACACCAAAGATTCAGAGCGGGGTATGATTTCCTCCTGTTACGCTGCGAATCCGGCGAGCTGGATCCTGCCGTCGGGCAGTGGTGGACGGAATTCATCGAAGGCGACGCGGCCGCGCGCGACGCATTGCTCACGCAGGGCGGCAACAAGGAGAAATCGCCCCGCAAGCGGCGCCGCCGCGGCGGCGCGAAGAACCGCAAGGGCACCGAAGGCGCGGAGCAGGCGTCGGACGGCCCGGCCGGTTCCGACGACTGA
- the folK gene encoding 2-amino-4-hydroxy-6-hydroxymethyldihydropteridine diphosphokinase: protein MTVAYLGLGANLGDARQTLKDAVVCLAQQRTVAVLDKSSLYRTAPVDAGGDDYYNCAVKIDTTLAARELLALCQKIEHHFGRERPYRNAPRTLDIDILLYGVDSIDEPDLIVPHPRLTDRAFALVPLVELDPALHIPARGRAEAFLAAVASQRIEKVQTCKCPMQRALAAAGNGADKNPCR, encoded by the coding sequence ATGACGGTTGCATATCTCGGACTGGGGGCGAATCTCGGCGATGCGCGCCAGACCTTGAAGGACGCGGTGGTATGCCTCGCGCAGCAGCGCACGGTCGCCGTGCTCGACAAGTCGAGCCTGTATCGCACGGCCCCGGTCGACGCCGGGGGCGACGACTACTACAACTGCGCGGTCAAGATCGACACGACGCTCGCCGCGCGCGAGCTGCTCGCCCTCTGCCAGAAGATCGAACATCACTTCGGGCGCGAGCGCCCGTACCGCAACGCGCCCCGCACGCTCGACATCGACATCCTGCTGTACGGCGTCGACTCGATCGACGAACCCGACCTGATCGTCCCGCACCCGCGCCTGACCGACCGCGCGTTCGCGCTCGTGCCGCTCGTCGAGCTCGACCCGGCGCTCCACATCCCGGCGCGCGGCCGCGCCGAGGCATTTCTCGCCGCGGTCGCGAGCCAGCGCATCGAGAAGGTCCAGACCTGCAAGTGCCCGATGCAGAGAGCGCTCGCCGCTGCCGGCAACGGCGCCGACAAGAACCCCTGCCGATGA